A stretch of the Conger conger chromosome 3, fConCon1.1, whole genome shotgun sequence genome encodes the following:
- the LOC133124335 gene encoding ras-related protein Rap-2a, producing MREYKVVVLGSGGVGKSALTVQFVTGTFIEKYDPTIEDFYRKEIEVDSSPSVLEILDTAGTEQFASMRDLYIKNGQGFILVYSLVNQQSFQDIKPMRDQIIRVKRYEKVPVILVGNKVDLESEREVSSGEGQALAEEWGCPFMETSAKSKTMVDELFAEIVRQMDYAAQPDKDDPCCSSCNIQ from the exons ATGCGCGAATATAAAGTCGTGGTTCTCGGGAGCGGTGGGGTTGGAAAGTCCGCACTCACAGTGCAATTTGTGACAGGGACCTTTATAGAGAAATACGACCCGACAATCGAGGATTTTTATCGCAAAGAAATTGAGGTTGATTCTTCGCCTTCGGTACTGGAGATCCTCGACACGGCTGGCACCGAGCAGTTTGCTTCCATGAGGGACCTCTACATCAAAAACGGCCAGGGGTTCATATTGGTCTACAGCCTTGTCAACCAGCAGAGCTTCCAGGATATCAAGCCTATGAGGGATCAGATCATTAGAGTGAAAAG gtaCGAGAAGGTGCCCGTGATCCTGGTGGGGAATAAAGTGGACTTGGAGAGCGAGCGGGAGGTGTCATCAGGGGAGGGGCAGGCTCTGGCCGAGGAGTGGGGCTGCCCCTTCATGGAGACGTCGGCCAAGAGCAAAACCATGGTGGACGAACTGTTCGCCGAGATCGTGCGACAGATGGACTACGCCGCCCAGCCAGACAAGGATGacccctgctgctcctcctgcaaTATACAATAG